AGCCAGGCTCAGTCAAATCTAAAGGAACAAACAGCTCGCGCCCCATCTGACGACCGTACCATCGACAGCCTCAAAGTCGGTGACGTGGTCTGGACCAAACCGGAAAAGGCGGCAAGCCCTTCGCCGCCCGCATCACCGCCACGCATGTTCGCAATGACCAGCCCATCTACCGCCTGACGCTCAAGAGCAAGGCCCAGGACGGCCAGGTCAAACGCGACACCCTGCTGGTCACCCCCAGCCACCCCTTCTACGTCCCGGCCCAGAAGGACTTCATCCCGGTTATCGACCTCAAGCCAGGCGACCGCCTGCAGTCACTGGCCGACGGCGAGACCGACAACACCTCGTCCGAAGTGGAATCGCTGGCCCTTTACGCTCCAGTGGGCACGACGTATAACCTCACGGTCGATGTGGGGCATACGTTCTACGTCGGGGAGTTCAGGACGTGGGTGCATAACGAGGGGCCTTGTGATCCGCGTGGTGAGGCAAGGAACGCGTCGAGTCAGGAAACCACCCTATCTGTAATTGAGGTAGATGTGTCGTCCGCCAGCAAAGGCACACCTGGATATAAAGTTCTGAATGACCCACCACCCAGCAGCCAAATCAAACTAAGTAATGGCACAGAATTTAAGACAAACTCAAACGGCTTCGTAGAAGAGCTTACGTTCAATCCTATTTTAGAGAAGGGCACACGTGATGCACGCCAAACGGCAGTTGGTAAGGAAGGGTTGCCAACAGATGTTGGAGGACACATCCAAGCTTGCCAGTATGGCGGAACCTGTGATCGCTTTAATCTTTTCCCGCAGGATAAGAATTTCAATAACTCAGCATACAAACGATGGGAAAACGGAATAAAGGGCGCATTGAATCGCGGCGAGCAGGTGGGTCCCGTGACAGTACGCTTCTCAAGGACCGACTCTACATCTGTACGCCCAAACTCACTAACAATTGATTACTCTATCAATGGCGAGAAAATTCGCAAAACATTCAAAAACGAGGCAGGTCAATGAGTATTGATAAACAGGTAGAAATTTTGAACTTGCTCTCCCAAATTATGCATAACTCCGCGCTTGGACAGTATGAAGAAGTACGATGTGAGTTTGAGCACGAAATTTATGACGATGGATGGTCGGTGTCGTCCAAGTACTCAATCGTTAGAGATGGCTCACTCCTGAGTGAATTATTGAGCGACCCTGAAGACAGGGCTTCCGAACTAGTGCACGAACTGCATATTCTTATGAAGTCTCACACGGGAGGGAATTGGAAAAAGTTTTTACTTTCCATTGACTCTTGCGGCAAAGCGAGTACTAGCTTTAAATATTAAAATCTGTAACGTTTTTCAAAAATTCTCCGATCAGGTCAGCACAACTTAAGCTGCCTGCGCTGACCTGATCGGATTTTCCCTCAAGCAATACTGATCAGTTAGGCCGGATAGGAGCGGCTTCAATCGCGAAGCGACCGCACGCTCACAACAGATGCAGTGAGTTTCCTGGCGCTTTCGCGAGCAAGCTCGCTCCAACAAGAGCCGAAGAGCTCTTAACTAACCAGTATTGCCCCTAAAGCCAATACTGATCTTTTAGACCAGAGCAATCTGATTTGGCGTCGCTTTTGCTTTTCAAACACAAAACTTACAGATACCGCTGAATGAGACTTCGGTGCAGGCCGAGGGAGGTGTCATGGAAGGGGGTAAGCCGGCAGGGAAGCCGGCTTAGGCGCACTGGGCCAGGGACGGCCCATTGCGCCGACCCCCTGGAATGGCGCCGGAAGGAGGGAAGTCTGCCCGCAGGGCAGACCCGAGCCAGGAGCAATGCCTTTTGGTTACTTTTGGCACGCAGGGCACCTGGAAACCAAAAGTGACCCGCCATAAAGGCGGAAAGGTGACGGCACTGATGCTACGGCGGGTGTACCCGGTCCAGATAGCCTTCCATTCGCGAGCAAGCTCCAACGGTCTAACTGACTAATATTGCCCCAAAAGCCGATCACCCTGTCGAGAGCCTCAAAGTCGGCGACGTGGTCTGGACCAAACCGGAAAAAGGCGGCAAACCCTTCGCCGCCCGCATCACCGCCACGCATGTTCGCAATGACCAGCCCATCTACCGCCTGACGCTCAAGAGCAAGGCCCAGGATGGCCAGGTCAAACGCGACACCCTGCTGGTTACCCCCAGCCACCCCTTCTACGTCCCGGCCCAGAAGGATTTCATCCCGGTCATCGACCTCAAGCCAGGCGACCGCCTGCAGTCACTGGCCGACGGCGAGACCGACAACACCTCGTCCGAAGTGGAATCGCTGGCCCTTTACGCTCCAGTGGGCACGACGTATAACCTCACGGTCGATGTGGGGCATACGTTCTACGTCGGGGAGTTCAGGACGTGGGTGCATAACGAGGGGCCTTGTGATCCGCGTGGTGAAGGTCCTGAGGGGGCAAAAGGAACTGGGGTTGTAGAGGATTTCATTCCACCAGGTATGAATCGCCCTTTCCGCCCTGTTAACCCGGACTTTCCACCGAACAAGTCTGTTGTTGAAGCGATGGAAAGTCCAAACATCAAAAACATGACGGTATGTGGTGGTACAGATTGCTCAGAAATTGCTAGCAAGCTATTTAATGCTGCGGGTGGTAAAGGGAAGGTTATTGAGGTTAGGCCGAAGCAGTCAGGTAACTTAACTCTTTTCGAAAACGGTGCGAAGGAGCCTGGGCAGTTCTACCATCAGGTATACACCGATGGCCGCTATGTATATGACCCTCGCCTGTCATCTAATCCGATTCCGAAAGGTGACTGGGAGCAGCATATTAAGGGCATGAACCCTGGCGGCGTGACCATCTCAGATAAATTAAGGGGGCTATGATGGCTGTTACAAAGATTACAGCACCTGAAGGCGATCTTTTAAATCTCTTGTATGAGATCAGCCCTCTGGAGTGGAGGAAATATCAGCAGCGACACCCGGAGATTTGGGCTGATAACCATTTTGAAAGGGTAAATCGTAGTGAGTATCCGCCATATATTTCATTCAGATTTGAAGACGAAAATAAAGCAGTCATAGAAAGGCTGAGGCAGGCAGTAGAAAATTATCCTGGAAAGATTTTCTGGGTGTTGAATGAGCACAAGCGAGATGGCCTTCCAGGGACAAATTGGACAATAGGGCCAAGCAGATTATGGGATGTGAAAGAGCAGGCATTAAAATTGGGTTTGACCCCGGATCAATACCTTGCCCAATACGAGCCAGAGTTTGGCCCGGTTGCTTATGACGACTTGGAGGGCCTAACTAAGCACATTCGACAGGCCTTCCCTGAGGTACCGAGCAGCACCCCTTGAGCGTTCCCCAGCACCGGCCCCGTGTATTCGGACACCCTCGCCCCATGACCGCACTGAACCGTCACAACCCGCTGCTCTGGCTGTGCCTGCTGTTGCTTGCCTGGGCGGTTCTGGGCGTGCAGCTTGCAACGCTGAAAGTCGGTACGCGATCCATAAACTCCACCTGCTCAACAGCGGTTTAACGGTTTACCGTGGCATCTCTGGCGAGTAGTTCCACGGCAGCAGGGCTTCGTAGTCTGCTACTGACGGGGCGTGCGGCAGTCGCTCCATGGCGCTATATCGCTACAAAAATAAGTCAGATAACAGTGAGTTAGAGATTGATGTTTCTTTTAGCGCCGTGATGAAACCCTTCCAAATCCTGTTAAGGCTTGCTACGCAAGAGCTGGTAGTTACTTCATCAGAAAACGTCAAGTCTATCGAGTTGGTGAGGGATAATGCGGGTGCTGGACTTTATGTTGCATTTGAAATTCGTGATTCAATTTCAGAGGCCAGGGTTATATTTGAACCAGAGGTAAGCTGCCGATGGTGGACATTGCGCAACATATAAGACGGTGCAAAAGACGCAGAAAGTTCTGGAAAGGTAGTAGACGACGATATTCCAGCAAAATCTCCACTGGCTCGGGACGGGTTACGCGAAGACTTAGCGGCGCAAGCTGGTATCCCTCGGGATATTGCTGAAAACCCCTCCGCCGCTAGTTATTTGCTGATTCCCGAGTCCGCTACATCACGACTCGGAAGAGCTTTATCCCGGTCAACGACCTTCAGCCAGGCGACCGCCTGCAGTCACTGGCCGACGGCGAGACCGACAACACCTCGTCCGAAGTGGAATCGCTGGCCCTTTACGCTCCGGTGGGCACGACGTATAACCTGACGGTCGATGTGGGGCATACGTTCTACGTCTGGGAGTTCAGGACTTGGGTGCATAACGAGGGGCCTTGTGATCCGCGTGGTGAAGGTCCTGAAGGGGCAAAAGCAACTGGGACTGTTCCAGAAGTGCTTAGTCCCACTTATAGGGAGCTTCAGGGGCTGAACAAGGGGTTTCAAGCGCACCACATTTTGCCGCAGTATTTAGGAAAGATGCTGGGGTATACCAAGAACGATATGCTAGATCACCCGGTGACGTTGATTACTTAGTATTCTCATACTGGAAAAGTAAATCAGGATGCCATGCATAAGGCTATAAGTAAGTACCTTCCGCCCATGATCGGTGGTAAGCAGGCAAATTACACTTCTGGGCAAATAAGGGAAGGTCTGCAGAAAGCTTACGGCGAAATAGGGCGCCCTGAATTTTTTGATTCAGTTAAGCATTTGATTAGATAGGTGCGTGAGTATGTCAGATAAGCAGGTTTACGAGCTGACCATTGATGATCTTGCTCACTCTGGCGTCTGGTTTTCCCCGATGGATGACTCTGTTGAAGATGAGCTGACTGTGCGCCCTCTTCAGGAGATGGAGTCTTGTGCTGATGCCCAGTTGATTGTTCGAGCCCACTTTGAGGGGCGAAATGGGGCTAGGTATCTTGGCTACTTGTACTGGGATGGTGATGGGGGGGTTGAGTATCTGAAGCCTGTGGTGCTCCTTGATGACGGCTCAGCTGTTTCTTTTTGGTCTGGTATAGCTAAACCGTCATGGGAGGATTATTCGGAGAAGGCTCAGGCGCTGAGAAAGGCTTTACCTATCACTTACACATCCGAGCCTCTCCTTGGGCTGCCAGAATTATCTGGGGTACTTGAAGGGCTTGGCTACCTAGATGGCGATGCCGTTTCGTGGGTTTAGACGCACAATACGGACTGTGTATATGTGTACAGATGCAGTATTAACCTGGCACCGGCCTCGCGCCGGTGTTGTTTTATTCGCGGCCAGCGACAGGCAGTAGCCGTCCGTCCACGATCCTGCCCCTGAACGCCTCCAGAATGGCCTTGATGGCGAGCGTGCCCTCGGCAAAGGCCTCCAGTTGCCGGATCACCTCAGCATCGGGCTCCAGCCCTTCCAGGCGCTGACTGGCAAGGGCATTGGCCACGGCCTGGCGGCGTTCGCTGTGTTCGGTCTGGCTCAGGGGCATGGCTGTCCCACCCTTGTCCTGTTTACGTCCCATCGGCTCGGTTTTCCCTGTGCGCTGTCCCATGCTCGGGGCAATGCCGTCATAGGGTTGTCCCACTCGGCCGGTAGCAGCCGATTTGCATCATCGGCGCATCATTCTTGCCTCATACCTGCATCACTGCTGCATCAACTTGCACCATGTCTGCATCACGCCGGTGAGTTCATGAACGTAATTAGCCCTGACGGCCGTGAACTCCGCTATGATTCTAGTGGTAAGTTTTTTGGAGCCTCCAAAACAATGAGACTTTTATCGACCGCAATAACAAGCCCACCAGACCGAGAAAACTGTGTTTTCGAAATTTGGGCGGATTCGAATCAACTGGCCGAGATAACACATGAGCCCGGCCGTGCATTAGAAATAGAAATTTACCCGCCTACTGAGGAGGGTAAATGGAATCTTAACCTTGAAGAGCTTATGAGTATTTTACATCAATCCATTAACAACTTACCGAGTGTCGAATAAGATTGTCTGGAGAAAATCTCTTGTGCTGCTTGAGTCTTTAATTTCCGCTATCGCTCGGTTGATATGGCAGCCCCTCCTCCATCCTTAAGGAGAGCCAGGCTCAGTCAAATCTAAAGGAACAAACAGCCCGCGCCCCACCTGGCGACCGCACCATCGAGAGCCTCAAAGTCGGCGACGTGGTCTGGACCAAACCGGAAAAAGGCGGCAAACCCTTCGCAGCCCGCATCACCGCCACGCATGTTCGCAATGACCAGCCCATCTACTGCCTGACGCTCAAGAGCAAGGCCCAGGACGGCCAGGTCAAACGCGACACCCTGCTGGTCACCCCAAGCCACCCCTTCTACGTCCCGGCCCAGAAGGACTTCATCCCGGTCATTGACCTCAAGCCAGGCGACCGCCTGCAGTCACTGGCCGACGGCGAGACCGACAACACCTCGTCCGAAGTGGAATCGCTGGCGCTTTACGCTCCGGTAGGCACGACGTATAACCTCACGGTCGATGTGGGGCATACGTTCTACGTCGGGGAGTTCAGGACTTGGGTGCATAACGAGGGGCCTTGTGATCCGCGTGGTGAAGGTCCTGAGGGGGCAAAAGCAACTGGTGCAGCTGAAGCACCGGCTACGTCTGCAACTGCACGGGTAGGACTGCGGGAAGACCTTGCAGCGCAAGCCGGAATCCCTCGAAATATGGTGGAAGCTCCGGCGAATGTTTGGGGGAAATCCATTGATGATATTCAGCAGTCGTTCAAGATGGATGGTGCCAAGCTCACATATGTGCCGCCGAAAACTGGGACATCTGGTAACGCGCAGGTGTACAAAGTGGAAGGTGGCACAACTGGAATTAAAGAGATTCAATATAGCCCATCTACTGTTGATGCCTCGGTCAAATCAGTGCATGTGGGTGAGTACTATAAAATTACATACATTGATGGTAGTAAGGCTAAGGTTATTGATCCTGCGACCTACAGACCGACATTCCAGGGGCCATCTAAGCCCATTTACGATGCAAATACGACATACTTGAATCCGCAAGGTCAGAAAGTGAAATTCAACCCTGCAACCAATACGTGGATTTCCGAATGATGCCGCTAGATAGTTTTTCTATAGCTTGGGATGCTCCAATTATTCCTGGTGTATCACTTGCAGGAATACCGTTACATGCTAGTGCTTTCGATCTAGAGACTGTGCTTTCGAAATATTTGATCGATAAGAATTCTTTGCGGTATAGGTTTGAAGGGGGGCCAGACCTTTTTTTGAGTGGGCATGGTCTGGATGAGCGCAGTAATGGTGGTTACTCTTTTTCAATTTTTGATGATGAAATTGTCAGTGAGTTAAAAAAAGGAGTTCCTGCATTATCTGTTCTTATTCGTAGCGGGAGGGTGTACGCAGTTAAGGTTTATGACTTTAGCTTTCCAGGCGAGCCTGCGCATAGATTTGTTTACAAGGGGCTTTTGTCGGAGTGCATAGGTTTGGGAAGTCCTGTATCTGATATTTTACCATTCACTAGCTTGGAGTTTGATGAGGCCGAAGAGTGGTTTTATACCGGTCAAGATTATGGTGCCCTTGAAGTTACGGGGTGGGGAGTTCCTCTGGAGGAGCAGCCGAACCAGCTTATTACAGCTATTTGTGTAATTCAGGGATGACAGGCCTGCATGTATAAAATGTAAAAGTCTCAGACCTGATCTGCCACCCTCGACACCGGCCTTGCGCCGGTTTTTTTCACCCTATCGCCGTCTACAAAACGATCCCCGCGACCAGCAGAACCGGACGAAATACCATGAAGAAAATCGAAACCACGCTTCCCCTCTCAGGGCTAAAACGATATGAAAAATGGAAGTCGACTTGGAAAAACCAAGAGGAAGTTGATGAGTTTTCTTATATCAGTAGCGTTTGTTACCCAGAAGACTGCCTGATCTTTTGCAAACTTCTCTTTCCAGACTTCATCCTTGTAATGGACAGCGTGTTCCTAGAGCAAAAATATGACCAAAAAAACTGGGAGCAGTGGAAAAAATCCCTCAACAACAATAGACAACTTATTGAAAAAACCATAAACCACACTCATCTTTATGACATCTTCGAAGAAAACCCAGAAGATATAGAGGATGCGATATTCAAACAAATTGCGGAAAGAGTTCTTTTGTCATGGACTCTGATATTAAAAAAACAATTTCCCGACAGAGATTTCCATGTTGAAATATCAGACTCGGAGCAGGACTATGGCCCAACAGTGACATCTTACCAAAAATAGAACTAAAAATAGCTTGCTTATCATATGCGATTAAGGCCGAGAGCAATGCCGCACCACTTATCACGAACAATGACACGCCCATTAAAAAATATATACCCACCCACCGACGCTTCATACCCGGAGGGTAAATTACCGCCCCCCCAATCAGATACCGAAAAAAATAAGGGAAAACCAATGACCCCTTTAAAATTTCTTACCGAATCAAATTTAGCCCGCTGGCCAACAATACTTGTAGGGTTCAAGAAAAATTGGGTGACGCGGGAAAACATCTTTGACTATGCAATGAGTCAGCTTTCATCTGATGGTGAAGATGAACATACAGCCGTCATCGCTGGCGGCCGACACCTAAGTAATGACGAGCTCATTGAGGAAATTTCAAAGAAAATAACAAAATATAAAGAAGCAATTGAATTAGATAAATGGCGCCTCGCATTTTTGATCAAAATCAAGGAATCAAGCGATTGCGAGGAGACAAAAATAAATAATATCCAGTGCGTCTACGCCGACTTTAACTATCCTGAAGACATGAGCTCATGTAGCATCTACGCTCACAACAACATTGACCCGCTCCTAGAGCTAAACCAAGTTATTGAAAACCTAAAAAGCCGGATCCAGCAATCAGACTGCCACCAGCATAGCAGTCCTTAATATAGATTTTTAAATCAAGGTAATTCCTGGATCTTTCGCTGGAAAAGGGGAAAAGGGGAAAAGGGGAAAAGGGGAAAAGGGTGCACGGGGTGATGTTTTTTTCAGAGTCAAGGGTAATGACGTGGTTGTTACAAAACCTGACGAAACTTTCGTTACTATATTGAAGGATGGTGTAACTCAGAACCCATCTGTACAAAGCGCATTAAAGGGAGGCATGAGATAATGCCCCTAGCCTCCTAATTAATTGGCTGTTGGCGGCAATCGGTAAAAGACTAATATCAGCCAATGCTTTGTTCCATGTTTACCTTCTCGAAAGGGACTCTGCCCCCCAAGAAATTAGTCTAATATTTGAAAACTCTGGAC
The Pseudomonas sp. DTU_2021_1001937_2_SI_NGA_ILE_001 DNA segment above includes these coding regions:
- a CDS encoding DNA/RNA non-specific endonuclease; its protein translation is MSSASKGTPGYKVLNDPPPSSQIKLSNGTEFKTNSNGFVEELTFNPILEKGTRDARQTAVGKEGLPTDVGGHIQACQYGGTCDRFNLFPQDKNFNNSAYKRWENGIKGALNRGEQVGPVTVRFSRTDSTSVRPNSLTIDYSINGEKIRKTFKNEAGQ
- a CDS encoding polymorphic toxin-type HINT domain-containing protein — translated: MAPKADHPVESLKVGDVVWTKPEKGGKPFAARITATHVRNDQPIYRLTLKSKAQDGQVKRDTLLVTPSHPFYVPAQKDFIPVIDLKPGDRLQSLADGETDNTSSEVESLALYAPVGTTYNLTVDVGHTFYVGEFRTWVHNEGPCDPRGEGPEGAKGTGVVEDFIPPGMNRPFRPVNPDFPPNKSVVEAMESPNIKNMTVCGGTDCSEIASKLFNAAGGKGKVIEVRPKQSGNLTLFENGAKEPGQFYHQVYTDGRYVYDPRLSSNPIPKGDWEQHIKGMNPGGVTISDKLRGL
- a CDS encoding antitoxin VbhA family protein, yielding MGRKQDKGGTAMPLSQTEHSERRQAVANALASQRLEGLEPDAEVIRQLEAFAEGTLAIKAILEAFRGRIVDGRLLPVAGRE
- a CDS encoding polymorphic toxin-type HINT domain-containing protein yields the protein MESLKVGDVVWTKPEKGGKPFAARITATHVRNDQPIYCLTLKSKAQDGQVKRDTLLVTPSHPFYVPAQKDFIPVIDLKPGDRLQSLADGETDNTSSEVESLALYAPVGTTYNLTVDVGHTFYVGEFRTWVHNEGPCDPRGEGPEGAKATGAAEAPATSATARVGLREDLAAQAGIPRNMVEAPANVWGKSIDDIQQSFKMDGAKLTYVPPKTGTSGNAQVYKVEGGTTGIKEIQYSPSTVDASVKSVHVGEYYKITYIDGSKAKVIDPATYRPTFQGPSKPIYDANTTYLNPQGQKVKFNPATNTWISE
- a CDS encoding DUF2247 family protein; this translates as MTPLKFLTESNLARWPTILVGFKKNWVTRENIFDYAMSQLSSDGEDEHTAVIAGGRHLSNDELIEEISKKITKYKEAIELDKWRLAFLIKIKESSDCEETKINNIQCVYADFNYPEDMSSCSIYAHNNIDPLLELNQVIENLKSRIQQSDCHQHSSP